The nucleotide sequence TATGAGCGTAAAGCCGGTAGGCAGTTTGTCCGTGGTGATGCCCAGGCGCAGCATCTCGCGGAAGTCGAAGATAAACGTGTCGTTGGTTTTTGAGACGATGGGCAGCTCGGCCACGGGCGTGCCGTGCAGGAGCCTGTCGGCCATCTCGGCGGCGATGCGGCCTTCCTCGAAACCGCTGTGCAGCCGCCCGCCGACGATGCCGTGGCCGAGCATGAACTGCCAGGCGCTGTAGATGGGCACGTCGGAATTGGCCCGGATGGCCGAGAGGACCTCGTTGACGGAATAGACGTCCTTCTCGGTGTCCTTGTAAAAAGGGATGAGAAAGATCATGGCCTCGTCGGACAGATCGCGGACCCGGCCGAGGATGCCGGTCAGCGTCAGGTTGTCCTCGTATTCGAAGGTGAGCCGGCCGGCGAAGTCCGGCTCCACGGCCCGCAGCTGGTTGCCGATGGCCACGCCCGTCACCGAGGTGTCGCCGAAGATGACGAGCTTGTCGCGGCCGGGATGAAAGCGCAGGGCCAGTTCCAGGGTGGTCTTGATGTCCGGGTTTTCCAGGACGCCGGTGAAGTTGGGGTGGCCGTCGAGCCAGGCGGGCTTGAAGTCGTTGACGCCGCAAAAGACCACCGGCGTGCCGGGAAACAGTTCGTCGTGGTATTCCCGCAGGAAGTCGAAGGCGTAGTTGTCCGAGGCCAGGATGACCTCAAAGCGGGTGTTGCGGTACTTGAGCTTGTAGAAATCGTGGAGCATGGCCCGCAGCACGGGGTCGGCGTACTTTTTCGAGTCCATGTACTCGATTTGCAGGTCCACGTTGAAGTCCGAGGCGGCGAAGGCTTCGCGCACGCCGGCCAGGATCTCGTCGGACCACTGGTAGCCGTTTTGGTAGGCATTAAAAAACAGGACGTTCTTGCGGATCTTCTCAGCCCGGGCAGGGCTGGCCAGAACCAGCAGGAGCAGGGCGAGGCAACAAAGAAGCCTTCGGGCCATGGGGACTCGCGAGGGAAAAAGTGTCGGGCCGCGCGGCCCGGGGAATGTCGTTTCCGAAGTTTGTCATGGCCGGCCCGGAAGTCAAGGCCTTGGCCCGGCTCCCCTTGGCGGCGACGGATTGGGTGCGGATTGCGGCCTTCGGCCCAGGCCGCCGCTGTGGCTACAGCGGGAAAGGATGTCGCCACGCGTGTCGCCACGCAAGAGTTGCTTCCAGGGAGCCTAAAAGTTATACTTTTTGGCCGCGCCGTCCGGCGCGCCCGGTTTGCCAACCCCCTTTCGCACAGAAGGACCACGCCCCATGGGTTTTTTTTCCAAGCTCAAGAAATTCTGGACGGCGGACAACGCCCCGGAAGCCACGGTTCAACCCGCCGCCGAAGCTCCGGCCGAGGCTTCTGCTCCGGTTGACGAAGTCGCGCCTGTCGCCGCCGATGCGGCAGCATCGTCTCCGGCTGCCGAGCCGTCAGCCCAGGTTGCCGCTCAACCCGCGACCGATCTTGCACCACTCGCCGCGCCGGAACCGGCCGACAGCACGTCCCAGCACGAACCGGCCTCCGGCCGGGAACCCGTTGCCGCGCCCCAGACAGCGGCCCCGATGCCGCATCACGATGTAGTCGATGCAGAGCCTTCGTCTGAAGACCGGCCGGCCCCCCAGGCCGAAGCAACGCCGGCCATCCAGCCTGACGTTCCTGCATCCGAGGCCGAACCGCTGGCCGGGACGGCCTCGACGCCGCAGCCGGAACCCACGTCCGAACCGGCTCCCGAGCCTGAATCGAAGCCGGCTCCCGCCCCCGAGGCGCAGGCCATCGCCGCCGTGGCCGAACCCGTTGTCTCCACGCTCAAGCCCCAGCCTGTCGCCGCGCCCGAACCGACTTCCGTCGCCCCGGCTCCGGCCGCCCCCGCCGCAGCCGAGGACGCGCCGTGGCGCAACGCCCTGGTCCTGGCCCTGCGCCAGGCCGAACCCAAGCTGTCCGTCTGGCTCGACGTGCTGCTGGCCGACGTGGACGTGGCCGGGCCGGTCCTGTGGGAACGTCTGCGCTTCCTGTTCGAAAGTCTGGAAGCGCCGAGCGCCGAGGCCGACGCCTTTGTCGCCAAGTTCGCCGACTGGGTGGCGGTCATGGAGTACGACGAGGTGGAGCTGTTCCGCTCCGAACTCCAGTACCGCCTGGCCCTGGCCCTGGACCTCGAAGACGAGGAAGACGAGCGCAACCGGCTTTTCCTCAAGCTCTCCGAAGGGCTGGCCAAGACCAAGGAACAGATCGTCAAGCGTATCGACGGCCTGCTCGGCCGCCATGCCGTCATTGACGAAGCCTTTTGGGAAGAACTCGAGGAAATCCTCATCATGGCCGACGTGGGCTTCGAGCCGGCGGCCAAGCTGCTGGACGCCCTGCGCGACAAGGTCAGAAAGCGCGGCACCACAGATCCGGCCGTGTTCAAGGATATCCTGCGCGAGGAGCTGGCCGAGATTTTCCGCACCCCCAAGACCATCAAGGCCATCAATCCGCCTGAAGTGGTCATGATGATCGGCGTCAACGGCGTGGGCAAGACCACTACCATCGCCAAGCTGGCCCACCGCGACATGATGCGCGGCAAGAAGGTGCTCATCGCCGCCGGCGACACCTTCCGGGCGGCGGCCATCGAGCAGCTGCACATCTGGGCCAAGCGCGTGGGCGCGGACTTTTACAGCAAGGGCGCCAACGCCGACCCGGCGGCTGTGGCCTTCGAGGCCATGGACAAGGCCCTGGCCGAGGGCTACGACGTGGTCTACCTGGACACGGCCGGCCGGCTGCACACCAAGACCAACCTCATGGAAGAGCTGCGCAAGATCCACCGGGTTGTGGGCAAAAAGCATCCGGGCGCGCCCCACCGCTCGGTGCTGGTGCTGGACGCCACCACCGGCCAGAACGCGCTGTCGCAGGTAAAGCTTTTCGGCGAGGCGGCCGGGGTGGACGAGATCATCCTGACCAAGCTCGACGGCACAGCCAAGGGCGGCGTGGTGGTCGGCATTGCGCTGTCGTTCTCGGTGCCCATCACCTACGTGGGCCTTGGCGAGAAAATGGAAGATCTGCGGCCCTTTGACGGCCAGGATTTCGCCCAGGCGCTGCTCGGGGTGGAATAGCGGCGCAGCCCGCATTTCCCCACGGACAAGGGCCGCGCGGTCTCGGCTTATGCCGAACAACCACGCGGCCCTTATTCCCGCTCCCAGCCCCCTTTTAACCATTCGGGGGGTCTGGGGGCCTCAGGCCCCCAGCCGCCGGAGGCCTCTTCCCTCTTCTCTGCTCTCTTGTCCTACCCAATCCACCCTTCGATTTCCTGGCGCGTGGGCATCTTCCCCGCCGCCTTGACCGCGCCGTCGATGACCAGGCCCGGCGTCACGAAGACGCCCAGCATGGCGATCTGCTGCAGATCGGTCACTTTTTCCACGGTCGCGTCGCAGCCCTTGGCCGCCACCACGTCCTTGACCAGCTTTTCCAGCTCATTGCACTTGGAACACCCTGTGCCGAGCACCTGAATCAACATGGATTGGCTCCTTGTCGGCGGCTATTTCTGGCAGCCGCAGTCGATTTTTCCGGCCACGATGTCGGCTACGTCGCCCAGCACGTCATGGGTCCAGCAGTCGTCGGCGCCGGCCGCCTCGCGCATGACCAGGGCCAGGATGTAGGCCAGCTCCTGCAGGCTGGCTCCGGCGTCCAGCGCCCCCTTGAAGTGCTTGAGCACGCAGGGCTTGGACCGGGCCTTGACCGACACCGCGAAGCAGATGAACTGGTAGGTCTTCTCGTCGATGAGCCGCTTCTCGGCATACAGCGCGTCCATCTCGTCGAGTTTCGCCGCAAACTCCGGGAACAGTTGGGCCAGGAAACGCATACAAGTCTCCTACAGGATCAGGTTGAAGACATAGCCTACAATGAGGATGCCACAGCCGACAATGCCGGCAAACGCCAGCAACAAAGGCGGTTTGAGGACCTTGCGCAAAATCACCATCTCCGGCAGCGACAAGGCGATGACGGCCATCATGAAGGCCAACACCGTGCCCAGGGCCGCGCCCTTGGACAGCAGCGCCTCCACCACCGGCACGATGCCGGCGGCGTTGGAATACATGGGAATGCCGATCAACACCGAGACCGGCACCGACCACCAGTTGGTTTCGCCCATGATGCCGGCCATGAAGCCCTCGGGCACGTAGCCGTGGATGCCGGCCCCGACGCCGATGCCCAGAAGCACCCATTTCCAGGTGCGCCCCAGGATGTCGCGCACGGCCTGGATGGCGTAATCGATGCGCCCGTCAGGGGTAAGGTCGGTGGTGGACGCATCGCCGCCACCGGCCCGGATGGCCAGCACCCAGTCCTCCACGTAGCGCTCCAGATTGAGCCGGCCAAGCACCCAGCCCGAGACCACGGCCACGGCCAGCCCCATGGCCATATAGAGCGCCGCCACCTTCCAGCCAAGCAGGCCGTAGAGCAGCACCACCGCGATCTCGTTGACCATGGGCGCGGACACGAGGAAGGAAAACGTCACGCCAAGGGGCACGCCGGCCGAGACGAAGCCAATAAACAGCGGCACGGCCGAGCAGGAGCAAAAGGGCGTGACGATGCCAAGCAGCGCGGCCATGACGTTTCCGGCGGATTCGCGTTTGCCGGCCAGGATGCGGCGGGTGCGCTCGGGCGTGAAAAACGAGCGGATGATGCCGACGCCAAAGACGACCAGGGTCAGGAGCATGAGCACCTTAGGCGAATCGTAGAGGAAAAACTCGATGGAATCGCCGAGGTGCGACCCGCGTGTAAGGCCCATGACGTCGTAGGTGAGGAATTTCGAGATGCCGAGCAGCTTGCCGTAAAGATAAAACCAGGCGGCCAGGCCGACGCCCCCCAGGACCAGGCGGCGCGGCGAGGGCCACACCCG is from Solidesulfovibrio magneticus RS-1 and encodes:
- the ftsY gene encoding signal recognition particle-docking protein FtsY, with the protein product MGFFSKLKKFWTADNAPEATVQPAAEAPAEASAPVDEVAPVAADAAASSPAAEPSAQVAAQPATDLAPLAAPEPADSTSQHEPASGREPVAAPQTAAPMPHHDVVDAEPSSEDRPAPQAEATPAIQPDVPASEAEPLAGTASTPQPEPTSEPAPEPESKPAPAPEAQAIAAVAEPVVSTLKPQPVAAPEPTSVAPAPAAPAAAEDAPWRNALVLALRQAEPKLSVWLDVLLADVDVAGPVLWERLRFLFESLEAPSAEADAFVAKFADWVAVMEYDEVELFRSELQYRLALALDLEDEEDERNRLFLKLSEGLAKTKEQIVKRIDGLLGRHAVIDEAFWEELEEILIMADVGFEPAAKLLDALRDKVRKRGTTDPAVFKDILREELAEIFRTPKTIKAINPPEVVMMIGVNGVGKTTTIAKLAHRDMMRGKKVLIAAGDTFRAAAIEQLHIWAKRVGADFYSKGANADPAAVAFEAMDKALAEGYDVVYLDTAGRLHTKTNLMEELRKIHRVVGKKHPGAPHRSVLVLDATTGQNALSQVKLFGEAAGVDEIILTKLDGTAKGGVVVGIALSFSVPITYVGLGEKMEDLRPFDGQDFAQALLGVE
- a CDS encoding thioredoxin family protein, with translation MLIQVLGTGCSKCNELEKLVKDVVAAKGCDATVEKVTDLQQIAMLGVFVTPGLVIDGAVKAAGKMPTRQEIEGWIG
- a CDS encoding carboxymuconolactone decarboxylase family protein, encoding MRFLAQLFPEFAAKLDEMDALYAEKRLIDEKTYQFICFAVSVKARSKPCVLKHFKGALDAGASLQELAYILALVMREAAGADDCWTHDVLGDVADIVAGKIDCGCQK
- a CDS encoding permease; the protein is MQHDEKAVQVACACAGTDPEQVAATGRVWPSPRRLVLGGVGLAAWFYLYGKLLGISKFLTYDVMGLTRGSHLGDSIEFFLYDSPKVLMLLTLVVFGVGIIRSFFTPERTRRILAGKRESAGNVMAALLGIVTPFCSCSAVPLFIGFVSAGVPLGVTFSFLVSAPMVNEIAVVLLYGLLGWKVAALYMAMGLAVAVVSGWVLGRLNLERYVEDWVLAIRAGGGDASTTDLTPDGRIDYAIQAVRDILGRTWKWVLLGIGVGAGIHGYVPEGFMAGIMGETNWWSVPVSVLIGIPMYSNAAGIVPVVEALLSKGAALGTVLAFMMAVIALSLPEMVILRKVLKPPLLLAFAGIVGCGILIVGYVFNLIL